From a region of the Calliphora vicina chromosome 4, idCalVici1.1, whole genome shotgun sequence genome:
- the LOC135959151 gene encoding tyrosine-protein phosphatase 10D-like isoform X4, whose product MLNKHLKMFKSNKMWLFLNNNNEETKKINTSFKINNKNNMIVNNKHSSPSLSLTERIQNLFMNQKQQNISSSSSAPLQRQRNLLIGLILTISFIQHVNCADLAISIPNNQGMDGASYRLDYSPPYGYPEPNTTIPSNEIGDEIQFSRALPGTKYNFWLYYTNFTHHDWLTWTVSITTAPDPPSNLSVQVRSSKNAIIQWSPPTQGNYTAFKIKVLGLSEASSSYNRVFHVNDSTFQHSAKELTPGATYQVQAYTIYDGKESVAYTSRNFTTKPNTPGKFIVWFRNETTLLVLWQPPYPAGIYTHYKVSIEPPDALESVLYVEKEGEPPGPAQAAFKGLVPGRAYNISVQTMSEDEISLPTTAQYRTVPLRPLNVTFDKDYITSNSFRVLWEAPKGVSEFDKYQVSYAASRRQPTVTRSDDPIAYFDFRDIPEPGKTFNVIVKTVSGKVTSWPATGDVTLRPLPVRNLRSFWDDKTNNMIITWEPDTASTQDEYRIVYHELETFNGDTSTLSTERTNFSLESLLPGRNYSVSVQALSKKMESNETTIYVVTRPSSPIIEDLKSIKMGLNISWKSDVNSKQEQYEVLYSRNGTSELRTVFTKESRLVIKNLHPGAGYEVKVFAVSHSLRSEPHAYFQAVFPNPPLNLTIETVRSNSVLAHWSPPENSDFTEYTIRYRTESEQQWVRLPSVRSTEAEITDMTKGEKYTIQVNSVSFTVESPTPQEVNTTVPPNPVSNIIPLVDSRNITLEWPKPEGRVESYILKWWPTDNPSKTQTKNVSENKSADDISTVRVLIGDLMPGVQYKFDIQTTSYGIYSGTTHLSTRTMPLIQSEVVVVNDKQEDERDTITLSYTPTPQSSSKFDIYRFSLGDQEIKDKEKLANDTDRKVTFTGLVPGRLYNITVWTVSGGVSSLPIQRQDRLFPEPITQLHATNITDTEISLRWDIPKGEFNDFDVQYLTADNILAQNITNKNEITINDLKPHRNYTFTVVVRSGTESSVLRSSSPLSASFSTNEAVPGKVERFHPINVEPSEVLFEWLLPQSEANGVIRQFSITYMNVNNVTERKTLDFDSSEATGSIKNLKPGETYVFKIQAKTSIGYGPEREYKQTMPILAPPRPATQVVPTEVYRSSATIQIRFRKNYFSDQNGPVRMYTIIVAEDDTKNASGLEMPSWHDVQSYSVWLPYQAVEPYYPFENRSVEDFTIGTENCDNRKSGYCNGPLKSGTTYRVKVRAFTAPDKFTDTAYSFPIQTDQDNTSLIVAVTVPLTIILILLVTLVFYKRRRNNCRKATKDSRANDNMSLPDSVIEQNRPVLIKNFAEHYRMMSADSDFRFSEEFDELKHVGRDQPCTFADLPCNRPKNRFTNILPYDHSRFKLQPVDDDEGSDYINANYVPGHNSPREFIVTQGPLHSTRDDFWRMSWESNSRAIVMLTRTFEKGREKCDQYWPNDTVPVFYGDIKVQILNDSHYPDWIMTEFMVCRGSEQRIVRHFHFTTWPDFGVPNPPQTLVRFVRAFRDRIGTEQRPIVVHCSAGVGRSGTFITLDRILQQINTSDFVDIFGIVYAMRKERVWMVQTEQQYICIHQCLLAVLEGKENIVGPPREMHDNEGYEDDEGIAESGM is encoded by the exons CATGTTAATTGTGCCGATTTAGCCATAAGCATACCCAATAATCAAGGTATGGACGGTGCCTCTTATCGTCTAGACTACAGTCCGCCATATGGTTATCCAGAACCAAATACCACCAttccctcaaatgaaattggcGATGAAATACAATTTTCGCGTGCTTTACCCGGtaccaaatataatttttggttgtattatacaaattttacacATCACGATTGGCTGACGTGGACAGTGTCCATAACAACGG ctCCTGATCCTCCCTCAAATCTGTCCGTACAGGTGCGTAGCAGTAAAAATGCTATAATCCAATGGTCACCACCGACTCAGGGAAATTATACagcatttaaaatcaaagtacTTGGTTTATCTGAGGCTTCCAGCTCCTACAATAGAGTATTCCATGTTAATGACTCAACATTCCAACACAGTGCTAAAGAGTTAACGCCCGGTGCCACATATCAGGTGCAGGCCTATACCATTTACGATGGCAAAGAGTCGGTGGCCTATACAAGTCGAAATTTTACCACAA AACCCAATACACCGGGTAAATTTATCGTTTGGTTTCGTAATGAAACCACATTGCTCGTCCTTTGGCAGCCACCATATCCTGCTGGCATTTATacacattataaagtgtctatAGAACCGCCAGATGCCTTGGAAAGTGTTTTGTATGTGGAGAAAGAGGGTGAACCACCAGGACCGGCTCAGGCGGCCTTTAAGGGTTTAGTGCCCGGCCGTGCCTATAATATATCCGTGCAGACAATGTCAGAGGATGAGATATCCCTGCCAACCACCGCTCAATATCGTACAGTGCCATTACGACCGTTAAATGTAACATTTGACAAGGACTATATAACATCGAATTCGTTCCGGGTGCTGTGGGAGGCACCCAAAGGCGTTTCAGAGTTTGACAAATATCAGGTATCCTATGCGGCTTCAAGGCGCCAGCCTACAGTCACCAGATCAGATGATCCTATAGCGTATTTCGATTTTCGTGATATACCAGAACCGGGCAAAACATTTAATGTTATTGTCAAAACCGTTTCGGGGAAAGTTACTTCCTGGCCGGCCACAGGAGATGTCACGTTGCGTCCTCTGCCCGTTAGAAATTTACGTTCGTTTTGGGATGACAAAACCAATAATATGATTATAACCTGGGAACCTGATACAGCCTCAACACAAGATGAATATCGTATTGTTTATCATGAATTGGAGACATTTAATGGTGATACCAGTACCCTATCCACCGAAAGAACCAACTTTAGTTTAGAATCTCTATTGCCGGGACGCAATTATTCCGTTTCGGTGCAAGCTTTATCAAAGAAAATGGAATCCAATGAAACCACCATATATGTAGTGACTAGACCCTCTTCGCCCATTATCGAGGACTTGAAATCGATTAAAATGGGTTTGAATATTAGCTGGAAGAGTGATGTCAATTCGAAACAAGAACAATATGAGGTCTTGTACTCACGCAATGGCACCTCCGAATTGCGTACCGTATTTACCAAAGAATCACGTTTGGTTATTAAGAACCTACATCCCGGAGCTGGTTATGAAGTCAAAGTGTTTGCTGTTAGTCATAGTTTAAGGAGTGAACCTCATGCTTATTTCCAGGCTGTGT TTCCCAATCCTCCACTTAATTTAACCATAGAAACTGTTCGCAGTAATTCCGTATTGGCTCACTGGTCTCCTCCAGAAAACAGTGATTTCACCGAATATACCATACGCTATCGTACTGAATCGGAACAACAATGGGTACGTTTGCCCAGTGTACGCTCCACAGAGGCTGAAATCACCGACATGACCAAGGGTGAAAAGTACACAATACAGGTGAATAGTGTTAGTTTTACCGTGGAGAGTCCTACGCCACAAGAGGTCAATACCACCGTACCACCCAATCCGGTATCGAATATTATTCCCTTGGTGGATTCTCGCAATATAACACTGGAGTGGCCTAAGCCAGAGGGAAGAGTTGAATCGTATATACTTAAGTGGTGGCCCACCGATAATCCATCGAAGACACAGACTAAAAATGTCTCCGAAAATAAATCAG CCGACGATATTTCCACCGTACGCGTCCTCATTGGCGATCTAATGCCGGGCGTGCAATACAAATTTGATATACAAACCACTTCATATGGCATTTACTCCGGCACCACTCACCTATCTACACGCACCATGCCTCTTATACAGTCAGAAGTTGTTGTGGTCAACGATAAGCAGGAAGATGAACGTGATACCATAACGCTATCCTATACACCCACCCCACAATCTTCCTCGAAATTTGATATCTATCGCTTTTCCTTGGGCGATCAAGAGATAAAAGACAAAGAGAAATTGGCCAATGATACAGATCGCAAGGTAACATTTACTGGTTTAGTGCCCGGTCGTCTGTACAATATCACTGTATGGACTGTAAGTGGTGGAGTTTCTAGTTTACCCATACAACGGCAGGATAGATTATTCCCCGAACCCATAACTCAATTACACGCCACAAATATTACCGATACCGAGATTTCCTTAAGATGGGATATACCTAAGGGGGAATTTAATGATTTCGATGTGCAATATTTAACCGCCGACAATATATTAGCCCAGAATATTACCAACAAGAATGAAATAACCATAAATGATCTCAAACCTCATCGCAATTATACCTTCACGGTGGTGGTTAGGTCTGGCACTGAATCGTCAGTATTACGCAGCAGTTCTCCCTTATCGGCCAGTTTTAGTACAAATGAAGCTGTACCCGGTAAAGTAGAGAGATTCCATCCCATTAATGTGGAACCCAGTGAAGTTCTGTTTGAATGGTTGTTGCCTCAAAGTGAGGCCAATGGTGTTATCAGACAATTCTCCATAACCTACATGAATGTTAATAATGTAACGGAAAGAAAAACTTTGGACTTTGATTCATCGGAAGCGACGGGTTCTATCAAAAATCTAAAGCCTGGTGAGACCTATGTTTTCAAAATACAAGCTAAAACTTCTATAGGCTATGGTCCCGAAAGAGAGTACAAACAAACTATGCCTATATTAGCCCCACCCCGACCAGCTACCCAAGTGGTGCCCACAGAGGTTTATCGCAGTTCAGCAACAATACAAATAAGATTTAGGAAAAACTATTTCTCAGACCAAAATGGACCG gtacGCATGTATACCATTATTGTGGCTGAAGATGATACCAAAAATGCTTCCGGCTTGGAAATGCCCAGTTGGCATGATGTCCAGTCTTATAGCGTTTGGTTGCCCTATCAAGCTGTTGAACCTTATTATCCTTTTGAAAATCGTTCCGTAGAAGATTTCACTATTGGTACTGAGAACTGTGATAATCGCAAGAGCGGCTATTGTAATGGCCCTTTGAAGTCTGGCACTACATATCGTGTTAAAGTTCGTGCTTTCACTGCTCCCGATAAATTCACCGATACTGCTTACAGTTTTCCCATACAAACCG ATCAAGACAACACTTCTTTGATTGTTGCCGTTACGGTGCCATTGACAATTATTTTGATATTACTCGTAACATTAGTCTTTTACAAGAGACGTCGTAATAATTGTCGCAAAGCAACTAAAGATTCTCGAGCCAATGATAATATGTCGCTGCCAGACAGTGTGATTGAACAGAATCGTCCGGTATTGATTAAAAACTTTGCCGAACATTATCGCATGATGTCGGCTGACTCAGATTTTCGATTTTCCGAAGAGTTTGATGAACTTAAACATGTGGGACGCGATCAGCCCTGTACATTTGCCGATCTACCTTGCAATCGGCCTAAAAATCGTTTTACCAACATTTTGCCATACGATCACTCGCGTTTCAAACTACAGCCAGTGGATGATGATGAAGGTTCCGACTATATAAATGCCAATTATGTGCCTGGCCATAATAGTCCTAGAGAGTTTATAGTGACCCAGGGACCGTTGCACTCTACACGCGATGATTTCTGGCGTATGAGTTGGGAGAGCAATTCTAGGGCCATTGTTATGTTGACCAGAACTTTTGAAAAGGGTCGTGAGAAATGTGATCAATATTGGCCAAATGATACCGTACCAGTATTTTATGGTGATATTAAAGTTCAAATATTAAATGATAGTCATTATCCAGATTGGATTATGACCGAATTTATGGTGTGCAGG GGCAGTGAACAAAGAATTGTGCGCCATTTCCATTTCACCACCTGGCCAGATTTTGGTGTACCCAATCCACCTCAAACGTTGGTGCGTTTTGTTAGAGCCTTCCGCGATCGTATTGGTACCGAACAGCGACCTATTGTGGTGCACTGTAGTGCTGGTGTAGGACGTTCGGGTACATTTATAACATTGGATCGTATTTTACAACAGATTAATACCTCCGATTTTGTGGATATCTTTGGTATTGTTTATGCCATGAGAAAAG aACGTGTTTGGATGGTGCAAACGGAACAACAGTATATTTGCATCCATCAATGTCTGTTGGCTGTGTTAGAgggtaaagaaaatattgtgggTCCTCCACGAGAAATGCATGATAATGAAGGCTATGAAG
- the LOC135959151 gene encoding tyrosine-protein phosphatase 10D-like isoform X3 encodes MLNKHLKMFKSNKMWLFLNNNNEETKKINTSFKINNKNNMIVNNKHSSPSLSLTERIQNLFMNQKQQNISSSSSAPLQRQRNLLIGLILTISFIQHVNCADLAISIPNNQGMDGASYRLDYSPPYGYPEPNTTIPSNEIGDEIQFSRALPGTKYNFWLYYTNFTHHDWLTWTVSITTAPDPPSNLSVQVRSSKNAIIQWSPPTQGNYTAFKIKVLGLSEASSSYNRVFHVNDSTFQHSAKELTPGATYQVQAYTIYDGKESVAYTSRNFTTIRRTRHKDLLDIKILREPNTPGKFIVWFRNETTLLVLWQPPYPAGIYTHYKVSIEPPDALESVLYVEKEGEPPGPAQAAFKGLVPGRAYNISVQTMSEDEISLPTTAQYRTVPLRPLNVTFDKDYITSNSFRVLWEAPKGVSEFDKYQVSYAASRRQPTVTRSDDPIAYFDFRDIPEPGKTFNVIVKTVSGKVTSWPATGDVTLRPLPVRNLRSFWDDKTNNMIITWEPDTASTQDEYRIVYHELETFNGDTSTLSTERTNFSLESLLPGRNYSVSVQALSKKMESNETTIYVVTRPSSPIIEDLKSIKMGLNISWKSDVNSKQEQYEVLYSRNGTSELRTVFTKESRLVIKNLHPGAGYEVKVFAVSHSLRSEPHAYFQAVFPNPPLNLTIETVRSNSVLAHWSPPENSDFTEYTIRYRTESEQQWVRLPSVRSTEAEITDMTKGEKYTIQVNSVSFTVESPTPQEVNTTVPPNPVSNIIPLVDSRNITLEWPKPEGRVESYILKWWPTDNPSKTQTKNVSENKSADDISTVRVLIGDLMPGVQYKFDIQTTSYGIYSGTTHLSTRTMPLIQSEVVVVNDKQEDERDTITLSYTPTPQSSSKFDIYRFSLGDQEIKDKEKLANDTDRKVTFTGLVPGRLYNITVWTVSGGVSSLPIQRQDRLFPEPITQLHATNITDTEISLRWDIPKGEFNDFDVQYLTADNILAQNITNKNEITINDLKPHRNYTFTVVVRSGTESSVLRSSSPLSASFSTNEAVPGKVERFHPINVEPSEVLFEWLLPQSEANGVIRQFSITYMNVNNVTERKTLDFDSSEATGSIKNLKPGETYVFKIQAKTSIGYGPEREYKQTMPILAPPRPATQVVPTEVYRSSATIQIRFRKNYFSDQNGPVRMYTIIVAEDDTKNASGLEMPSWHDVQSYSVWLPYQAVEPYYPFENRSVEDFTIGTENCDNRKSGYCNGPLKSGTTYRVKVRAFTAPDKFTDTAYSFPIQTDQDNTSLIVAVTVPLTIILILLVTLVFYKRRRNNCRKATKDSRANDNMSLPDSVIEQNRPVLIKNFAEHYRMMSADSDFRFSEEFDELKHVGRDQPCTFADLPCNRPKNRFTNILPYDHSRFKLQPVDDDEGSDYINANYVPGHNSPREFIVTQGPLHSTRDDFWRMSWESNSRAIVMLTRTFEKGREKCDQYWPNDTVPVFYGDIKVQILNDSHYPDWIMTEFMVCRGSEQRIVRHFHFTTWPDFGVPNPPQTLVRFVRAFRDRIGTEQRPIVVHCSAGVGRSGTFITLDRILQQINTSDFVDIFGIVYAMRKERVWMVQTEQQYICIHQCLLAVLEGKENIVGPPREMHDNEGYEDDEGIAESGM; translated from the exons CATGTTAATTGTGCCGATTTAGCCATAAGCATACCCAATAATCAAGGTATGGACGGTGCCTCTTATCGTCTAGACTACAGTCCGCCATATGGTTATCCAGAACCAAATACCACCAttccctcaaatgaaattggcGATGAAATACAATTTTCGCGTGCTTTACCCGGtaccaaatataatttttggttgtattatacaaattttacacATCACGATTGGCTGACGTGGACAGTGTCCATAACAACGG ctCCTGATCCTCCCTCAAATCTGTCCGTACAGGTGCGTAGCAGTAAAAATGCTATAATCCAATGGTCACCACCGACTCAGGGAAATTATACagcatttaaaatcaaagtacTTGGTTTATCTGAGGCTTCCAGCTCCTACAATAGAGTATTCCATGTTAATGACTCAACATTCCAACACAGTGCTAAAGAGTTAACGCCCGGTGCCACATATCAGGTGCAGGCCTATACCATTTACGATGGCAAAGAGTCGGTGGCCTATACAAGTCGAAATTTTACCACAA TACGGAGAACCAGACATAAAGATTTGCTGGATATTAAAATACTAAGAG AACCCAATACACCGGGTAAATTTATCGTTTGGTTTCGTAATGAAACCACATTGCTCGTCCTTTGGCAGCCACCATATCCTGCTGGCATTTATacacattataaagtgtctatAGAACCGCCAGATGCCTTGGAAAGTGTTTTGTATGTGGAGAAAGAGGGTGAACCACCAGGACCGGCTCAGGCGGCCTTTAAGGGTTTAGTGCCCGGCCGTGCCTATAATATATCCGTGCAGACAATGTCAGAGGATGAGATATCCCTGCCAACCACCGCTCAATATCGTACAGTGCCATTACGACCGTTAAATGTAACATTTGACAAGGACTATATAACATCGAATTCGTTCCGGGTGCTGTGGGAGGCACCCAAAGGCGTTTCAGAGTTTGACAAATATCAGGTATCCTATGCGGCTTCAAGGCGCCAGCCTACAGTCACCAGATCAGATGATCCTATAGCGTATTTCGATTTTCGTGATATACCAGAACCGGGCAAAACATTTAATGTTATTGTCAAAACCGTTTCGGGGAAAGTTACTTCCTGGCCGGCCACAGGAGATGTCACGTTGCGTCCTCTGCCCGTTAGAAATTTACGTTCGTTTTGGGATGACAAAACCAATAATATGATTATAACCTGGGAACCTGATACAGCCTCAACACAAGATGAATATCGTATTGTTTATCATGAATTGGAGACATTTAATGGTGATACCAGTACCCTATCCACCGAAAGAACCAACTTTAGTTTAGAATCTCTATTGCCGGGACGCAATTATTCCGTTTCGGTGCAAGCTTTATCAAAGAAAATGGAATCCAATGAAACCACCATATATGTAGTGACTAGACCCTCTTCGCCCATTATCGAGGACTTGAAATCGATTAAAATGGGTTTGAATATTAGCTGGAAGAGTGATGTCAATTCGAAACAAGAACAATATGAGGTCTTGTACTCACGCAATGGCACCTCCGAATTGCGTACCGTATTTACCAAAGAATCACGTTTGGTTATTAAGAACCTACATCCCGGAGCTGGTTATGAAGTCAAAGTGTTTGCTGTTAGTCATAGTTTAAGGAGTGAACCTCATGCTTATTTCCAGGCTGTGT TTCCCAATCCTCCACTTAATTTAACCATAGAAACTGTTCGCAGTAATTCCGTATTGGCTCACTGGTCTCCTCCAGAAAACAGTGATTTCACCGAATATACCATACGCTATCGTACTGAATCGGAACAACAATGGGTACGTTTGCCCAGTGTACGCTCCACAGAGGCTGAAATCACCGACATGACCAAGGGTGAAAAGTACACAATACAGGTGAATAGTGTTAGTTTTACCGTGGAGAGTCCTACGCCACAAGAGGTCAATACCACCGTACCACCCAATCCGGTATCGAATATTATTCCCTTGGTGGATTCTCGCAATATAACACTGGAGTGGCCTAAGCCAGAGGGAAGAGTTGAATCGTATATACTTAAGTGGTGGCCCACCGATAATCCATCGAAGACACAGACTAAAAATGTCTCCGAAAATAAATCAG CCGACGATATTTCCACCGTACGCGTCCTCATTGGCGATCTAATGCCGGGCGTGCAATACAAATTTGATATACAAACCACTTCATATGGCATTTACTCCGGCACCACTCACCTATCTACACGCACCATGCCTCTTATACAGTCAGAAGTTGTTGTGGTCAACGATAAGCAGGAAGATGAACGTGATACCATAACGCTATCCTATACACCCACCCCACAATCTTCCTCGAAATTTGATATCTATCGCTTTTCCTTGGGCGATCAAGAGATAAAAGACAAAGAGAAATTGGCCAATGATACAGATCGCAAGGTAACATTTACTGGTTTAGTGCCCGGTCGTCTGTACAATATCACTGTATGGACTGTAAGTGGTGGAGTTTCTAGTTTACCCATACAACGGCAGGATAGATTATTCCCCGAACCCATAACTCAATTACACGCCACAAATATTACCGATACCGAGATTTCCTTAAGATGGGATATACCTAAGGGGGAATTTAATGATTTCGATGTGCAATATTTAACCGCCGACAATATATTAGCCCAGAATATTACCAACAAGAATGAAATAACCATAAATGATCTCAAACCTCATCGCAATTATACCTTCACGGTGGTGGTTAGGTCTGGCACTGAATCGTCAGTATTACGCAGCAGTTCTCCCTTATCGGCCAGTTTTAGTACAAATGAAGCTGTACCCGGTAAAGTAGAGAGATTCCATCCCATTAATGTGGAACCCAGTGAAGTTCTGTTTGAATGGTTGTTGCCTCAAAGTGAGGCCAATGGTGTTATCAGACAATTCTCCATAACCTACATGAATGTTAATAATGTAACGGAAAGAAAAACTTTGGACTTTGATTCATCGGAAGCGACGGGTTCTATCAAAAATCTAAAGCCTGGTGAGACCTATGTTTTCAAAATACAAGCTAAAACTTCTATAGGCTATGGTCCCGAAAGAGAGTACAAACAAACTATGCCTATATTAGCCCCACCCCGACCAGCTACCCAAGTGGTGCCCACAGAGGTTTATCGCAGTTCAGCAACAATACAAATAAGATTTAGGAAAAACTATTTCTCAGACCAAAATGGACCG gtacGCATGTATACCATTATTGTGGCTGAAGATGATACCAAAAATGCTTCCGGCTTGGAAATGCCCAGTTGGCATGATGTCCAGTCTTATAGCGTTTGGTTGCCCTATCAAGCTGTTGAACCTTATTATCCTTTTGAAAATCGTTCCGTAGAAGATTTCACTATTGGTACTGAGAACTGTGATAATCGCAAGAGCGGCTATTGTAATGGCCCTTTGAAGTCTGGCACTACATATCGTGTTAAAGTTCGTGCTTTCACTGCTCCCGATAAATTCACCGATACTGCTTACAGTTTTCCCATACAAACCG ATCAAGACAACACTTCTTTGATTGTTGCCGTTACGGTGCCATTGACAATTATTTTGATATTACTCGTAACATTAGTCTTTTACAAGAGACGTCGTAATAATTGTCGCAAAGCAACTAAAGATTCTCGAGCCAATGATAATATGTCGCTGCCAGACAGTGTGATTGAACAGAATCGTCCGGTATTGATTAAAAACTTTGCCGAACATTATCGCATGATGTCGGCTGACTCAGATTTTCGATTTTCCGAAGAGTTTGATGAACTTAAACATGTGGGACGCGATCAGCCCTGTACATTTGCCGATCTACCTTGCAATCGGCCTAAAAATCGTTTTACCAACATTTTGCCATACGATCACTCGCGTTTCAAACTACAGCCAGTGGATGATGATGAAGGTTCCGACTATATAAATGCCAATTATGTGCCTGGCCATAATAGTCCTAGAGAGTTTATAGTGACCCAGGGACCGTTGCACTCTACACGCGATGATTTCTGGCGTATGAGTTGGGAGAGCAATTCTAGGGCCATTGTTATGTTGACCAGAACTTTTGAAAAGGGTCGTGAGAAATGTGATCAATATTGGCCAAATGATACCGTACCAGTATTTTATGGTGATATTAAAGTTCAAATATTAAATGATAGTCATTATCCAGATTGGATTATGACCGAATTTATGGTGTGCAGG GGCAGTGAACAAAGAATTGTGCGCCATTTCCATTTCACCACCTGGCCAGATTTTGGTGTACCCAATCCACCTCAAACGTTGGTGCGTTTTGTTAGAGCCTTCCGCGATCGTATTGGTACCGAACAGCGACCTATTGTGGTGCACTGTAGTGCTGGTGTAGGACGTTCGGGTACATTTATAACATTGGATCGTATTTTACAACAGATTAATACCTCCGATTTTGTGGATATCTTTGGTATTGTTTATGCCATGAGAAAAG aACGTGTTTGGATGGTGCAAACGGAACAACAGTATATTTGCATCCATCAATGTCTGTTGGCTGTGTTAGAgggtaaagaaaatattgtgggTCCTCCACGAGAAATGCATGATAATGAAGGCTATGAAG